The following proteins are co-located in the Flammeovirga kamogawensis genome:
- a CDS encoding ABC transporter ATP-binding protein gives MKILFQTIQFIRSILPKDQKIKAMGVSVLLFINSGFELIGLSAMLPVFAVLLEDNMVEKYEWAEWLFNTFHLTDDKQLIILLTSLLFLVILTKNIAGLLITKYQSEFALGLYSDFAKRLHQIYYKKGFTFFKEENSNILVRNINITTQNFANQQFLGSLNLINELLILFTILIGITIYDIKVIGLLLFTAAPIFVVFYRYVRSKTIEMGLIRRQVEPSLNQNIFQSIFGFTDVLISGSEDAFRNEINVNVAKMVAINVKSNIYNLAPTRVIETSLMMAILVMNIYGVYSLGSRTELLQLLGVFAVAGFRIMPSLNRMVTYLNGLNQFKWTFEVLKPLAQEQKYTRKAQKEVVFKDKLVLENISYAYPDTPNDFILEDFSLLIKKGETLGLIGASGSGKTTIMNILLGFLRVTKGKYKIDEQVFGEEYEDDFYHKVGYVQQSVYIIDATLAENVAFGCEQSEIDYTKLERVLKRASLWETANKLTNGVDTRIGENGTKLSGGQRQRVGIARALYFDAEILFFDEATSALDNETEKEITASINKLSHTDLTIIIIAHRLSTLEECDRIIEL, from the coding sequence ATGAAAATTCTTTTTCAGACCATACAATTCATTCGTTCTATCTTACCGAAAGACCAAAAGATAAAAGCGATGGGTGTAAGTGTATTGCTTTTTATAAATTCTGGTTTTGAGTTGATTGGGTTAAGTGCTATGCTTCCTGTATTTGCAGTGTTATTGGAAGATAATATGGTGGAGAAATACGAATGGGCAGAATGGTTGTTCAATACTTTTCATTTAACAGATGATAAACAACTAATTATTCTCCTTACTTCTTTGCTATTTTTAGTGATATTGACAAAAAATATTGCAGGTTTATTAATAACCAAATACCAAAGTGAGTTTGCATTAGGGTTGTACAGTGATTTTGCAAAACGATTGCATCAAATATATTATAAAAAAGGCTTTACTTTTTTTAAGGAAGAAAATTCAAACATTCTAGTAAGAAATATAAATATTACTACGCAAAATTTTGCTAATCAACAATTTCTAGGATCTTTAAATTTAATAAATGAATTACTTATTTTATTCACAATTTTAATTGGAATCACGATTTATGACATTAAAGTTATTGGCTTGTTGTTATTTACAGCAGCACCTATTTTTGTGGTTTTTTATAGATATGTAAGATCAAAGACTATTGAAATGGGTTTAATTCGAAGACAAGTAGAACCATCTTTAAATCAAAATATATTTCAATCAATATTCGGTTTTACTGATGTACTAATTTCTGGATCTGAGGATGCATTTCGTAATGAAATTAATGTAAATGTAGCTAAAATGGTGGCTATTAATGTAAAATCAAATATTTATAACTTAGCCCCAACAAGAGTCATAGAAACTTCATTAATGATGGCTATTTTAGTAATGAACATTTATGGTGTCTATTCTTTAGGATCTCGTACGGAATTACTACAATTGTTAGGTGTTTTTGCAGTAGCTGGTTTTAGAATAATGCCTTCTTTAAACAGAATGGTGACTTACCTTAATGGCTTAAATCAGTTTAAATGGACATTTGAGGTGTTAAAACCATTAGCTCAAGAACAAAAATATACTAGAAAAGCACAAAAAGAAGTTGTTTTTAAAGACAAACTAGTGCTTGAAAATATTAGCTACGCCTATCCAGATACCCCTAATGATTTTATTTTAGAAGATTTCTCTTTGCTTATTAAAAAAGGAGAAACGTTAGGTTTAATTGGAGCTTCAGGCTCAGGGAAAACTACCATCATGAACATTCTCTTAGGTTTTTTACGTGTAACCAAAGGTAAGTATAAAATTGATGAACAAGTTTTTGGAGAAGAATACGAAGATGATTTTTACCATAAGGTAGGGTATGTACAGCAATCGGTTTATATAATAGATGCAACTTTAGCAGAAAATGTTGCTTTTGGTTGTGAACAATCAGAAATTGATTACACCAAGTTAGAACGAGTTTTAAAAAGAGCAAGTTTATGGGAAACGGCCAATAAACTCACAAATGGAGTAGATACAAGGATAGGAGAGAACGGTACAAAACTATCTGGAGGTCAAAGACAACGCGTAGGTATTGCAAGGGCTTTATATTTTGATGCAGAAATTTTATTCTTTGATGAAGCGACTTCAGCTTTAGACAATGAAACGGAAAAAGAAATTACTGCGTCGATTAATAAGCTATCGCATACAGATTTAACCATTATAATTATTGCTCACCGTTTGAGTACATTAGAGGAATGTGATCGTATTATTGAATTGTAA
- a CDS encoding MbcA/ParS/Xre antitoxin family protein, translating to MIVESEFKISSRKKKIYSFEDIGIHWENDFDIVNIINESTAPITIVEYIIKLYNFSTKDYDKFFNIKYTTYKDSKNKNEKANHHILSNAIALKEIHDLGVNTFGDKEKFMHWLGKKNIAMGGTSAKEILHTDSGRNIVLATLHSIEYGMFA from the coding sequence GTGATTGTAGAAAGCGAGTTCAAAATTAGTAGTAGAAAAAAGAAGATCTACTCTTTTGAGGATATAGGGATACATTGGGAAAATGACTTTGATATAGTAAATATTATTAATGAATCTACCGCTCCCATTACCATTGTAGAATATATTATTAAGCTGTATAATTTCTCTACAAAAGATTACGACAAATTCTTTAATATAAAGTATACAACCTATAAGGATAGCAAGAATAAAAATGAAAAAGCAAATCATCATATTTTATCAAACGCTATTGCATTAAAAGAAATCCACGACTTAGGTGTTAATACTTTCGGTGATAAAGAGAAATTCATGCATTGGTTAGGCAAGAAAAACATTGCTATGGGTGGCACTTCAGCAAAGGAAATTCTACATACAGATAGCGGTAGAAATATTGTGCTAGCAACACTACATAGCATTGAGTACGGAATGTTTGCCTAG
- a CDS encoding RES family NAD+ phosphorylase encodes MKKKELVSSTLEGIDSAKIGGRWNNKDVYMCYASQYWSLALLEVAVHLDINNELPTDKVIVEIGIPDELVVQKISKQQLDNFSNTWHSLPP; translated from the coding sequence TTGAAAAAAAAAGAACTTGTTAGTTCTACATTAGAGGGTATTGATTCTGCAAAAATTGGAGGAAGATGGAACAATAAAGATGTTTATATGTGCTATGCTTCTCAATACTGGTCATTAGCACTGTTAGAAGTGGCTGTTCACTTAGACATAAACAATGAATTACCTACAGACAAGGTAATTGTTGAAATAGGTATACCAGATGAATTAGTTGTTCAAAAAATTTCGAAGCAACAGTTAGATAATTTCTCAAATACATGGCATTCTCTTCCTCCATAA